The genomic DNA TGAATGCCTCGTCCTCGGTCGCGATCAGGCAAACGACCTCGGTTTCGCCCCGCTGGCGAAGTACCGCGATACGCAAATGCCCATCAAGAAGGTGGTAGCGATTTGGGTCAACCGCGTCTCGCGCAACCACCGGCGGCTCAATGATGCCCACCTCTGCGATTGAGGCGGCAATCTGACCATACTTAACTGATTCAAGAACCTTAGGCGGCACTTCCCGCAAAGGGAGAATATCGCTGAGTGGTATACGGTAGGTCGATGCCTCAAACGCCAAACCGACCGGCGGTGTGTGTTTGGGTCTCACAATCTCGTACTCGCCAAAGGTTTAATTCGAGCGCCAAGGTTTTCGGGCATCGTCGAAAGGTCTTCGTCCTCCAACAGGGCGATAAATTGCTCGTCGCGTGACAGCCTGCGCAGCGCCTCGGTTATGAAGAGCAGGCGGCCCTTGGTTGCTTCCGTGCGTCGGATCAGTGCGCGCTTACGGTCAGTATCATCGCGATAAGCCTTCACGAGAGCGTCGGCTGACAATTGCTCGCGTGCTTTGCCTCCAGTCGCAGCAAGGCCCTTACCGCGTCTGCGTCGCACCTCGATCAGCTTCTTGGCAGCGAATAGCTTCCTGCCTTTGAGGAGGCCCTTTTCGTAGGCGTTCGAAAGTGCCGCTTGGATGTCGTGGTCTTCAGCCTCCGCGATTTCGACCGCGACACTCACCGGAATGATTCCACTTTCGACCGAGCGCAGAAGGCGTTGCTCGCCCTTCTCGATCAAGCGCGCGACGCCATTCACATATTCCAGCGAGAGTCCGGTTTTGCGTGCAATCTCCGTCGAGGCATAGCCACGCTCCTGCATCCCACGGATATCGTGCAGCAGATCGATCGCACGGTGTTGTCGGCGTGCACAATTTTCCACGAGGCTCGCGATCAAACAATCCTCGGCATCTGCGGTCACAACGAGCGCGGGCACCTCGCGCTGGCCAAGCGCTTTGTATGCTTCCAGGCGCCCCTGACCACACACCAGATCGTAGAACGGGCCGCCGGCTTCCATCCTCCGGGTTACGGTGATCGGCTTCTTGAGGCCCAGCTGCGCGATGTTGTCGACGATCTCCTTGAACGTCTTCTTGTTCCGCACTCGCGGGTTCACGATCGTGATCCGGCCAACCGGTATCATCTCGACACGTTGGGAAGGCAGCGCAGGCATCAGGCAGCACTCCTCAAACTTACACGAGCGGTCATTCGGTAGAACGCGTCGAGCGTGTCGAATCTGTAAGCATCGAACGACAGGCCGTTGTATTCGGCGAGCCGGATGACCGCGTTCTGCATGTCCAGGCGTGGGAGCAAATAGAAGTCGTGAGGCTGGCTGTTCGAACTGTTCATCCTAACCGCGACCGTGATGTCAGGCTGCAGCGCTGTATCAAGGCGCAGCTTCCAACGCTGTGAGCCAGCGGCCGTCTCGACGCATCGTACGATGACGATCGACGCGGTGAACTCGTTATTGATCGTGAGAAGGTCGGTTTCCGTATCCTGCTTGGCGCAGCCGCCGGCCGATGCAATGCCGTCGAGAACCGACCCAACAATACTCGGATGAAAGTCACGCAGCTTGCGATTGATTTCGAGGTAGCGGTAATCATGGTCGGGTGCGAAGCCAACGAGTGAGTAGGCTCGAAGCAGGCCACCAAAACGCGAACGAAAAGCGCTGCTTGACGGGTAACCTTCCATCTCATCGATGATAAGGCCGGAAAGGAAACCTTGCCGTTCAAGGATGTGGGAGAGCAGTTCCAGCATTCGCTCATCGCTGAGTCGATCAGAACGCGTAGATATGATTTGTTGGGCGCGCCTGAAATCGATGGGGTCGATGATCGCCTCGAAAACACCGTCCGCACGGACCCAATCTTCCGGAGCGTTCTGCACGTGAGCAGCTTTGAGCTTGAACGACGTGCGAGCCCAGACGTTGTTGCCAATATACTTCTCGTTGATCAGTATCTGGTGGACGGCACCTCGGCTCCAAGGCCGATCCAGACCGGTTGTCACACCTTGTCGGTTTAGCAGCTCGGCAATTTGGCGCTCGGACAGTGCCTCGTCGATAAATTTCCGATAGATATCACGGACGACATCGAGTTCGGCTGTCGGTCCAGGAACCAGAACGACCCGGTCGGTTGCGATGCTCTTGTGCTCTCCGCGATCCAGCAGCCCCTTAGATACTCCCGATTGATCGACCAGCATACGCCGTAAGCCAAAGCCAGCGACGCCACCTTGCCGGTAGCCGAGCCGGATCAGATTGGATTGACCAGCGAAAACCTTGACTGACAACTCACGGCTGTACTCGCCCGCCATAGCGCGCTTCACCGTTTTGATGATCGACGATCCGATGCTGCCGTCATTCTCGAATTGTTCGGCGCAATAGTGGACATGAACACCTGCGCGGCGGCACCTCAACTCGTACGATGCCGCCTCATCGGGATCCTGAAACCTTCCCCAGCGACTAACGTCATACACCAACAACGCATTGAAATCCGGGCGTCCGCTTTCAACGTCTCGTAGAAGCTGCTGCAGAGCAAGGCGACCGCCAATGTTCAGACCGCTCTTCCCCTCGTCGGCATAGGTCCGAACAATCTCGTAGCCACGCTTTTCTGCGTATCGACGGATCGCCTCGGATTGGTTGTCGGTGGAGTATTTCTGATGCTCGGTGGACATCCGAACGTACTCCGCGGCCCTAACAAGCGGGGCGATGGGAGCGGCGTTAACACCGTCAGGATGCGTCCACTTTATTACCATCGCCGGCCCCAAATGGCTCGGCGGCAAAAGCCGCTGCTAACAGGCCACTTAAAGCAAAAGGCGAGGAACTATGGTTCCTAAAAGCGGTACTCGAGTTCCCAAACTGCGGTTTGAGCTTTCGGATGTCGAGCTTGCGGCACTTATTGCCTCTGCCTTGCAGCACGAGCTAGGCGGCAGCCGACGGGCGTCGAAAACGATCATGGCGTGGACGCACGTTACGGATCACACGGCACGCGCTTGGCTGAACGGTCGCAAGAGCCCAAGTAGCCTTCACCTGCTGGCGCTAGCTGCCCACTCGCGATCAGTAATGAACGTCGTGCTACGAGTGACCGGCAATCAGCGGGCTGAGATCGACCTTGATCTTAAGGCGCTCGAAGACGAGCTCGAAAATGCGCTAGCGGCGGTCCGAACGTTGCGAGCGGGGGAGGCAGCGGCATCCAACAATCCGCAGGTATAGCGCAGGTCGAGTTTCCGGCTATTCCCAAGCCAAAGCGCTTTCGCTAGGAAGCACCCTACACGCCGCACCGGGCCAACCTGGGATGCGGCTGGGTCGGTTCGTAGCGGGGGACGTAGTGTCCACTTAAGTAACTGAAAAATAACGCAACTTGCGGGTGTGTCACTAGCCTTCGTAATGCGGGGGTCACAGGTTCGAGTCCTGTAAGCGGCACCACCTTCTTTATGGCGCTTCCACAAGGGAAGCGGCGGCGGCTGAAGCGAAGGGGCTTCGGCTTGGGAACCTACGTGGGTCCTCGCTGGGATGGCTTTCAGTAGGAACGCAGGGCCGCTGCTATGGCGGTGTGACCCTCGCATCAATCATGCGTGGACAACGGGGTGGGCACAGGCTTCGAACCGCCAACTGGCCGTAGCCGAACGGCGGCCCTCGCTCCCAAAGGGACGCCTACTCAAAACGGTGCGCTGATCCAAAAGCCAAGAGCAATGAGCAACGCGAATACCAAAAATCCCGCAGCGCCTGCAGCTCGACGCCAGCCCGGCAGCGCCTGATCGAGAAACGTTGGCCGGAACTCTGGACCTGCCCCGCGCAGGAGTTCCTGGGTGGGCGTACAAAAGAGATAGCCGAACGTGAGCGCTATGGCGGCACCTGCGAGCATCATCGAGATTGCTAGTGCGCTCATAATCTGCCGCCCGCCTCGATCACCGTTGCTGTTTGATCTAACGACATCCGCCGTTCCACGATCCCTTATCTGTCGTCATTCGGCGCTGGCGTTCCGTACGATCTCCTGTCCTCAACGATCAAGTCCCGCTGAACACCGTACCGCTACGTGCACGTTCATCGACGTGTAGGCTGAAGATGTCCGGTCGGGAGTAATGGCCGACCACGTCGAGTTCGTAGCGGGCGCGGATCAGTTCGGCCGTATCTATCTCGGCGGTCAGCAAATCCGTCTTACCCTCCATCGGCCCGGCCAGCACATCTCCCATCGGGCCGACGATCATGCTGCCGCCGCCGATCAGCGGGCGATTATCGTCCCAATGCTCGACCGTTATCCCAAGTTCGGCGGGCGTCGGCTGGACCTGGCAGCAGCTGATCACGAAGCAGCGCCCCTCGTGCGCGATATGCCGCATGGAGCTGCGCCATACGTCGCGTTCGTCCACTGTCGGGGCGCACCAGATCTCGACCCCTTTGGCATACATCGCAGTGCGGAACAGCGGCATGTGGTTTTCCCAGCAGATTGCCGCGCCCAGCTTGCCGGCGGCGCTATCCACCACCGGCATCGTCGAACCATCCCCCTGCGACCAGATCAGGCGCTCGGTGCCGGTCGGCATCAGCTTGCGGTGCTTGGCGACTATGCCGAGTTCCGGTTCGATGAAGACGGCGGTGCAGAACAGCGACGAACCCGAGCGTTCGATAACGCCCAGTACCAGCGTCGCGCCCGTGCGGCTGCTCAGTCCGGCAAGTTCGGCCAGCTCGGGGCCATCCATGTCGATCGCATTGTCATAATAGCGAGCAAAGGACTCCCGCCCCTCCGGCATCCGAAAGCCCAAACGGGTGCCGAAATGCTCGCCCTTCGGATAGCCCCCTAGGAGAGCCTCCGGCATAACGACCAAGCACGCAGTCGATGCAGCTATGCGATCCTCGAACGCGAGGACGTTGGCGAGAGTTGCTTCCTTGCCCGCGTAATCAGATCCGATTTGCAGGGCGGCGACAGTAAGCTTGTTCATTGGCGGATGATAAGCGCTGTGATCAAGCGGTGAAAGAAGGCTCGGTGTTTTTCGAAAAGGCAGTAGTACTGCGCAATGTCGGCTTAGTGGCGCCACCTTCCTTATGGCGCTTTTAAAAGGAAGCGGCGGCGGCTGAGGCGAAGGGCTTTGGGTTGGGAATCCACGTAGGTCCTCGCTGGGACGCCTTTCAATAGGAGCGGCCGGCTGCTCCATGATCACGGTGGCCATCGCATCGTTCATGCTCAAACGGAAACCATTGACGTGCCGCGTCGGGTGGTGGGATGCTTGTGAAGGCTCGTTTCGCTGGTGATCGGCAGGCGCTTTCGAAAGCACGGACCTGATGGGTATTTTGGACCCGAGATAGTGGCCGGAAGTGAGCCGCTTGCCGACTGTCAGCTCTTGGCTTGGGATGTGCGAAAGCTGCCATGCGCAAAATTGGGTACTGGACTGTTAATCGAGGGGCCGGATGTGGGCCCGGAGCGGACTGATCGACTGTCAACTACCGGAGCGCATTTTGGACTGTTGAGCCTCGAAGGCGCCGCGGGTCGCTTGGTCCAAGATCTCACGAAGCGGCTCCGTCAGTTGAATTTATCTTTGTGAAGTCGTGAACCTGTTCGACCGACCACAAGGGCTCATCAGCGTCCTGCGTCGCGCGCTGGCGCGCCCGCACCGCCATCCAGCTGCGATATTTCGGCTCGGGATGATCCCGCTCCAAGGCCTTCATCGCGGCATAGGCGTCCGGCCCCGGCACTTCGGTCAGCATATTGAACAAAGTGTTGCGCGCATCCTGCGCATTGTCGCGGGTGGTCGGCGAATAGACGCCCTTTCCAGCACGCTCGATATCCTCGGCGACTCGGATGTAGCGATGCATCAGCACATAGAGGGTCTTGAGATCGTGCGCGTTGCGGTAGGCACCGACACGCACGCCGGTGCCGTGCCGATCGCCGAGAAGCGCGACGATGAACTCCTGTGCGAAGTCCGATCCATCTGCCGGTGACAGGCCGGCGAGATGGGCCTCAAGCACCGGAATGGCAGCCGATGGATCGGTATCGACCCACAGCGCGAACCACCGTGGCCGCTGCTGGTCCAACAGCGTTCCGGTCGCCTTGGTCGCTGAAAGCTCGGCAAGGGCTTCGGGTGCAACACCGCTGCCGGCGAGGATATTGAGGCTGTAGCGCAAGGCTTCGGCATTGGGGATGTCATTGGCCCGCAACCAGTCGAGGATCAGCGATCCAACCTCGGCATGCAGCCACGGCGCATGGTAGAGTATGTCATGCAGGACGTAGTGCAGCGGCTGTTCGCCGACACTTTGCTTCAGTTCCCACAACAGCTCGGTCGTGACGGCCTCGCGACCGATCTTGGGAAACGCGCGATATAGCTGCTCAAACCAGCCGGGAAAGCCGTTCAGTTCCCAGGTCACATAGCGAAACGCCAGACACGCTTCATCGGGCGTCAGGCGCTGGGCGAAGGCGCTGTCCTCATTGGCCTCGATCGTGAGACCGGTCGTCGCGAAGATCAGCGAATAAGGCGTCGATCCCGTCTCCCCACATTCCGAGCGCAACGTCGGCCGGTAAATACGCCAATGGGCGATCGCCGCGTCGCGATAGGCGCGCGCGACTGGCTCGCCAAACTCGGGAATCAGCGCACGCCAGTCGGCGCCATTTTCCCGGCTTCTCGAGGCCCCGCTGCTCATCGCGCTGAGAAGCAGATGATACTGATCGCCGCTGAACTCGCCGGGCTTCAAGCCGGTCGGATGGAGGATACGATCGGGATTGGCCTGGAGCGCGCGCACCCAATCCTCCCGATCCTTCTTATGCTTGCGGTCGCGCGCGTCATTCTTCCGCTTCCAGCGACGATGTTCGGCGTCCATCCGCTCCATCGCTGGGGATGGCTTGGGGTTGAGGCGTGTCTCTAGAAATTCAGAGAGACTCGGATCGCCGGCGACAGCCGCGCGAAGCGGGTCGAGCCATGCCGATGGACGATCCGCCTGAATGTATAGCTGGATGCACCGCGAGAGCGCGATGAAACGATCGTCGCCGTCCTTTTCCGCGATCCAAGCTAGGCACCGCTCGAAATCCTCGGGGCCGAACCCCCAGAAATGGCCAATGAACGCCATCTGCCAGTCATCGCGCAGTACCTCGCCCTTGGCTTCCAAACGGGCGCGGCACGCGGCAACGCTTGTCCAGTAGAGGAAGTCGTTGAGTTCGCGCCAGCGCGGCACGTTCTGCGATAGAGAGGTCTTGTATTCGTCGATGTCGCCGCTGCGCCAGAACCGCAACGCGGGCGTGTTGCGCAACACCGCGAGCGCGGTCGGCTGCAATGCCGCCGTCGAGCGCGCGGCGACGAGGCGATCGACCGCGTGCAGGGCTGCCGGCATCAGCCAGGCGAATTCCTCGGACACATGGCATTCGCCACGTTCGACATAGGGCTCGCGCTCAAGGAACCGGTTGAAGCCGTCGATGAGTTGACCCAGCGGATGGACATCGGCCGCATCGGCCATGACCGGCAAACGCTCGATGAATTCGTGCAGCGCATAGACGAGTCCGGTCGCGTTGAAGCGCTCATGGGGTGCGACATGATCGAGCGTTCGCAGGACGAGATCAACACCATGCGTCGTCAGCGGCGCCCAATCGAGCAATTCGGCGAAGACCGCGCGATCGAGCGGCGCTGGATCATCCGCGATCCTGTTCCACAGCTGGTCCTTCAGTTCGGTGGTGCCGACAGACATGACGCCCCGGATCGCTGCGATCCGCGCATATTTGCCCCGCGTGGTGTCGGCCGCGATCTCAAGCAGGAGCGGCGCGCACGACGCCATATCGCCCTGCCAGACGAGCCGGCCGATGAAGAAGACGACATCGTCATTCGATCGATACTTCTCGAGCAGGGCCAGCGTGTCTGCGGCAAGGTCCGGCGTCGCGATGCGCTCGATTGCCGTGTTATCCATCAGGCTCATCCATCCCTCCGCGTCGCGATGCGCTCGACGATATCGCCCAGCATCGCCCGGCGGACATCCAGCGGAAGCCGCGAGGGGTCCCCGCCCTCGGTCGCGATTTCCGGCGCGATCGCCAGTGCCTTGTCGCGCACGGCATCGTCGAGAAGAATGAGCCAAGTGAGTGTCGGGCGCGTGCGGGGAACGATAACCTCCTCCCCATAGCGCTCGCGGAAAAACAGATCCTCGATCCGCGGCCGTTCGCCGGGCCGGTTCAGCAGCTCAATCGCCCATTCGGCGCTCAGCAACTCGCGGATCTCGCGGTGGCGAAAACGAACGCTGGTGTAGACGATGTCGTCGAACAGACCGGTGCGGAGCAGTGCGTCGATTTCTGCATCGGTCCACACTTCGAGCAGGACGCGTGGGTCGATCCGATCGGGGCTATGCACGCCATCGGGAAGGCAGATTACCGCCTTACCCGTCATCATCACTGCGCCGGCCAGTATCTGCGCGCCGGTCCGCATTTTTGCCGCGTCCAGTCGGACAGCAGCCGTCGGTGCCGACAGTGATGCCAGCTGCAAGGCGATCATGCGCTGGAGCACCTCGAAACGGCTGCCGAGCTTGTGGTCCGCAATCCAGACGCGGATCAGCGCCTTAAGGTCGAAGGGCCGTTCGGCTAACTGCAGCAGGTCCGCGCGCTTAATGGCATCGACGAAATCCGAGACGTCGCTGACGCCATAGTGGCTGGCGAAGAGACCGATCTCGTCCTCGTTGAGCCCGGTCAGCCGAAACAGCTTGAGGGTCGGATCGCTGTCACGGCTCGTATCGTCGTCGCGTTCGAACGGCTCGGGCTCGCCATAGGGCAGGTGCTGTTCAATGAGCGTTTGGTCGGGCAGCGCGCGCCACGCATCCTCGCGGCTGGTGATGAAGATGCGCGCGCGGTCCAGCGCCGCATGGCACCGCGTCCCGAAGATCCGCACGGCGTCCTCAAGCGCGCGCGGCGTCTCTAACTGCGCTTCGTCGACGGAATCGAGGAAGAACCACGCCTCGTCCGTCGATGCGAGCCAGGTAGCGAATTCGGCGGCAGTGCCGACCTCGAACGCCTGCTCGAAATTGCTGTCGATCTTTTCGATCCGGATGAAGAATGCGTTGCGACCACGCTCCTTGATCCGCCGCGCGCGCGTCTGCGCCTCGAATGTCTTGCCGGCGCCCGGGTCGGCAATCACGAGCACACGATACGCATCCTCGATCTCATGCCATCGCTTCGGCTTGCCGCTGCCCGGCATGAGGAAATCCCACTCCGCCGACCGGGACGACATCGGCGTGAAGCGCCGGATCAGCTCGACGATCTTATCGGTCATGGCGCGAACCTGCGTTGGCCGGATACAGGTTGGGAAACCAGCGCTCCGCCACATCGGCCGAGAAGGCGAGCCGGAGCGGCGCGCGGTGCGAGGATGCGGTGAGCATCCTGCGTTCGACCAGACCCGACGTTACATTGCGCGCGCCGCGCTCCTCATAGCCCGTAAGCGAGGGTATCTTTGCGCGCTCGACCTCACCGCTCATCACCGCCTCGCGCAGGACGGCGAAGCTCCCCCGCAGCAGGCGTTTGGCGCGAACCTCCTCTTCGATGTGGATTTCCATGCGCGTCAGGAGCGTCATCGGCTCAAGCAGACCGCTCATAAAACGGATCTGGTCGACGGACCGATCGAGGAAGAATTTACAGAACTCGATCAGGCCGCGCTGTGTGAGATT from Sphingomonas radiodurans includes the following:
- a CDS encoding recombinase family protein, yielding MSTEHQKYSTDNQSEAIRRYAEKRGYEIVRTYADEGKSGLNIGGRLALQQLLRDVESGRPDFNALLVYDVSRWGRFQDPDEAASYELRCRRAGVHVHYCAEQFENDGSIGSSIIKTVKRAMAGEYSRELSVKVFAGQSNLIRLGYRQGGVAGFGLRRMLVDQSGVSKGLLDRGEHKSIATDRVVLVPGPTAELDVVRDIYRKFIDEALSERQIAELLNRQGVTTGLDRPWSRGAVHQILINEKYIGNNVWARTSFKLKAAHVQNAPEDWVRADGVFEAIIDPIDFRRAQQIISTRSDRLSDERMLELLSHILERQGFLSGLIIDEMEGYPSSSAFRSRFGGLLRAYSLVGFAPDHDYRYLEINRKLRDFHPSIVGSVLDGIASAGGCAKQDTETDLLTINNEFTASIVIVRCVETAAGSQRWKLRLDTALQPDITVAVRMNSSNSQPHDFYLLPRLDMQNAVIRLAEYNGLSFDAYRFDTLDAFYRMTARVSLRSAA
- a CDS encoding NACHT domain-containing protein, which encodes MTDKIVELIRRFTPMSSRSAEWDFLMPGSGKPKRWHEIEDAYRVLVIADPGAGKTFEAQTRARRIKERGRNAFFIRIEKIDSNFEQAFEVGTAAEFATWLASTDEAWFFLDSVDEAQLETPRALEDAVRIFGTRCHAALDRARIFITSREDAWRALPDQTLIEQHLPYGEPEPFERDDDTSRDSDPTLKLFRLTGLNEDEIGLFASHYGVSDVSDFVDAIKRADLLQLAERPFDLKALIRVWIADHKLGSRFEVLQRMIALQLASLSAPTAAVRLDAAKMRTGAQILAGAVMMTGKAVICLPDGVHSPDRIDPRVLLEVWTDAEIDALLRTGLFDDIVYTSVRFRHREIRELLSAEWAIELLNRPGERPRIEDLFFRERYGEEVIVPRTRPTLTWLILLDDAVRDKALAIAPEIATEGGDPSRLPLDVRRAMLGDIVERIATRRDG
- a CDS encoding plasmid partitioning protein RepB C-terminal domain-containing protein — translated: MPALPSQRVEMIPVGRITIVNPRVRNKKTFKEIVDNIAQLGLKKPITVTRRMEAGGPFYDLVCGQGRLEAYKALGQREVPALVVTADAEDCLIASLVENCARRQHRAIDLLHDIRGMQERGYASTEIARKTGLSLEYVNGVARLIEKGEQRLLRSVESGIIPVSVAVEIAEAEDHDIQAALSNAYEKGLLKGRKLFAAKKLIEVRRRRGKGLAATGGKAREQLSADALVKAYRDDTDRKRALIRRTEATKGRLLFITEALRRLSRDEQFIALLEDEDLSTMPENLGARIKPLASTRL
- a CDS encoding carbon-nitrogen hydrolase family protein, whose translation is MNKLTVAALQIGSDYAGKEATLANVLAFEDRIAASTACLVVMPEALLGGYPKGEHFGTRLGFRMPEGRESFARYYDNAIDMDGPELAELAGLSSRTGATLVLGVIERSGSSLFCTAVFIEPELGIVAKHRKLMPTGTERLIWSQGDGSTMPVVDSAAGKLGAAICWENHMPLFRTAMYAKGVEIWCAPTVDERDVWRSSMRHIAHEGRCFVISCCQVQPTPAELGITVEHWDDNRPLIGGGSMIVGPMGDVLAGPMEGKTDLLTAEIDTAELIRARYELDVVGHYSRPDIFSLHVDERARSGTVFSGT